One Massilia sp. 9096 genomic window carries:
- a CDS encoding GNAT family N-acetyltransferase, which produces MKNRIRRYRESDRKAVIAAFRTNVPDHFPASEEAWLRSALDEPDGPMFVVIEGEGKHKALVGFGGYEISAFYNLATLVFGLVRADRHGSGIGRMLLQYRLLHMAGRKLRPRYVTVDTHPHTAGFFQRCGFTEMARWPGGYRSGRDRVDLRFELSDAALDDVRAALERDGIRLPHRAPRIQVTAKAGVQA; this is translated from the coding sequence ATGAAGAACCGCATCCGCCGCTACCGGGAGAGCGACCGCAAGGCCGTGATCGCCGCGTTCCGGACCAATGTACCGGACCATTTCCCGGCGTCCGAAGAAGCCTGGCTGCGCTCGGCGCTGGATGAACCGGACGGTCCAATGTTCGTGGTGATCGAGGGCGAGGGCAAGCACAAGGCGCTGGTCGGCTTCGGCGGCTACGAGATCTCCGCGTTTTACAACCTCGCCACGCTGGTGTTCGGCCTGGTGCGCGCCGACCGCCACGGCAGCGGCATCGGCCGCATGCTCTTGCAGTACCGCCTGCTGCACATGGCCGGGCGCAAGCTGCGGCCGCGCTATGTGACGGTCGATACGCATCCACACACGGCCGGCTTTTTTCAGCGCTGCGGTTTTACGGAGATGGCGCGCTGGCCAGGCGGCTACCGCTCCGGGCGCGACCGGGTCGACTTGCGCTTCGAGCTGAGCGACGCCGCCCTCGATGACGTGCGCGCGGCGCTCGAGCGCGATGGCATCCGGCTGCCGCACAGGGCGCCGCGCATCCAGGTCACTGCGAAGGCTGGCGTGCAAGCGTGA
- a CDS encoding ABC transporter ATP-binding protein, with protein sequence MIKLQNITRQYRMGDQTVHALQGIDLQIGRNEMVAFIGASGSGKSTMMNIVGCLDRPSGGEYWLNGRAVAAMSGDDLAHVRNQEIGFIFQSFHLLPRASALDNVAQPLIYRGVPLRERLALAERALQRVGLGTRLHHRPNELSGGQRQRVAIARALVGKPSILLADEPTGNLDSATSLEIMDLIREVHAEGQTVVMVTHEPEIAEQCQRIVRLRDGKVVSDERVQAPRPERAP encoded by the coding sequence TTGATCAAGCTGCAGAACATCACGCGCCAGTACCGCATGGGCGACCAGACCGTGCACGCGCTGCAGGGGATCGACCTGCAGATCGGGCGCAACGAGATGGTCGCCTTCATCGGCGCGTCGGGCTCGGGCAAGTCGACCATGATGAACATCGTCGGCTGCCTCGACCGGCCCAGCGGCGGCGAGTACTGGCTCAACGGGCGCGCAGTAGCGGCCATGTCGGGCGACGACCTGGCTCACGTGCGCAACCAGGAGATCGGCTTCATCTTCCAGAGCTTTCACCTGCTGCCGCGCGCCAGTGCGCTCGACAACGTGGCCCAGCCGCTGATCTACCGCGGCGTGCCGCTGCGCGAGCGCCTGGCGCTGGCCGAACGCGCGCTGCAGCGCGTCGGCCTGGGCACGCGCTTGCACCACCGGCCGAACGAACTGTCGGGCGGCCAGCGGCAGCGTGTGGCGATCGCGCGCGCGCTGGTCGGCAAGCCGTCGATCCTGCTCGCCGACGAACCGACCGGCAACCTCGACTCGGCCACCAGCCTGGAGATCATGGACCTGATCCGCGAAGTGCATGCCGAGGGGCAGACCGTCGTCATGGTGACCCACGAGCCCGAGATCGCCGAGCAGTGCCAGCGCATCGTGCGCCTGCGCGACGGCAAGGTCGTATCCGACGAACGCGTGCAGGCGCCGCGTCCGGAGCGCGCGCCATGA
- a CDS encoding YIP1 family protein, whose translation MAAQAFFDIGNVILDPTPTFGRLKSKTSAWLPLLVSVVLSLAVMGWWIMTLDFDWLLQHMLASQPNPKPEMRAAMAKFMTPRTMLITSSLGVVVGTLLMSALAALYYLIAGKAIGSDITFGKWFGFAVWTSVPRLLTIPLTALQIVTSHGQLAPEDLNMTSLNYLLFHLPQTNHWAGLVGSIDLTMFWSLALATLGLKAWTGRPIGTCAFLAVLPYLIVYGLWAAKIALLG comes from the coding sequence CGACCTTCGGCCGCCTCAAGAGCAAGACCAGCGCCTGGCTGCCGCTGCTGGTGTCGGTCGTGCTTAGCCTCGCGGTGATGGGCTGGTGGATCATGACCCTCGACTTCGACTGGCTGCTGCAGCACATGCTGGCCAGCCAGCCCAACCCCAAGCCCGAGATGCGCGCGGCGATGGCGAAATTCATGACGCCCCGGACGATGCTGATCACGTCCAGCCTCGGCGTCGTGGTCGGCACCTTGCTGATGTCGGCCCTGGCTGCGCTGTACTACCTCATCGCCGGCAAGGCGATCGGCAGCGATATCACCTTCGGCAAATGGTTCGGCTTCGCGGTCTGGACCAGCGTGCCGCGCCTGCTGACCATTCCGCTGACGGCGCTGCAGATCGTGACCTCGCACGGCCAGCTGGCGCCGGAAGACTTGAACATGACGTCGCTGAACTACCTGCTGTTCCACCTGCCGCAGACCAATCATTGGGCCGGCCTGGTCGGCAGCATCGACCTGACCATGTTCTGGAGCCTGGCGCTGGCCACGCTCGGACTGAAAGCCTGGACCGGCCGTCCGATTGGCACCTGCGCCTTCCTCGCCGTGCTGCCCTACCTGATCGTGTACGGCCTGTGGGCCGCCAAGATCGCCCTGCTCGGCTAA
- a CDS encoding HD domain-containing phosphohydrolase has product MQSLETISVEDAVQVLAVVGDLSMGLPIDHSMRTARLAARLAEENGDGAQACTSTRLVALLRWSGSTATAGGFAQLLGDDVGGRLAMVTRTLPGASNLSLHNVLPLAQMQCEVAGDIAALLGLSEDVEESLRHLFGTHQHSDMQDPLFAPGIPRSVFYVRLAGDLEVLAPAHGTEGALRLIGERAGVKYPALLVERLAPHAQAWLDALEEPTCAADYAGHDRRVPMALLADVIELKLPWLAGFSRRVAELTRHSANLAGMLALEEKPMVRAALLHGLGRVAVPNAVWDRPGKLDAADWDKAHQAPFWTARAASQVPAIQLEATLASYAYERLDGSGYFRKARGAALGMQESVLAVAVVFTALCSARPWRPPHGEAAAAALLTAQAAAGRFDRQAVAAVIAAAQASPSRTRAGATAGALAGAPAREGLLSAREAEVLRHVSLGETSRDTARALKMTPAAVRSHVDVIFEKLGSNSRPAATLKALARGLI; this is encoded by the coding sequence ATGCAATCCCTAGAAACCATCAGCGTCGAAGATGCCGTGCAGGTGCTGGCCGTGGTCGGCGACCTCAGCATGGGCCTGCCGATCGACCACTCGATGCGCACGGCGCGCCTGGCCGCCCGCCTCGCCGAGGAAAACGGCGATGGCGCGCAAGCCTGCACCAGCACCCGGCTGGTGGCCTTGCTGCGCTGGTCGGGCAGCACGGCCACCGCAGGCGGCTTCGCCCAGCTGCTCGGCGACGACGTCGGCGGACGCCTGGCGATGGTCACGCGCACCCTGCCCGGCGCCAGCAACCTCAGCCTGCACAACGTGCTGCCGCTGGCGCAGATGCAATGCGAGGTCGCCGGCGACATCGCCGCGCTGCTCGGGCTGTCCGAGGACGTCGAGGAAAGCCTGCGCCACCTGTTCGGCACCCATCAGCATAGCGACATGCAGGACCCGCTGTTCGCGCCCGGCATCCCGCGTTCAGTATTCTACGTGCGCCTGGCCGGCGACCTCGAGGTACTGGCGCCGGCGCACGGCACCGAGGGCGCGTTGCGCCTGATCGGCGAGCGCGCCGGCGTGAAATACCCGGCCTTGCTGGTCGAGCGCCTGGCGCCGCATGCGCAGGCCTGGCTCGACGCGCTCGAAGAGCCGACCTGCGCCGCCGACTACGCCGGCCACGACCGGCGCGTGCCGATGGCGCTGCTGGCCGACGTCATCGAACTCAAGCTGCCCTGGCTGGCCGGCTTTTCGCGCCGGGTGGCCGAGCTGACCCGGCACAGCGCGAACCTGGCCGGCATGCTGGCGCTGGAAGAAAAGCCGATGGTGCGCGCGGCTCTGCTGCACGGCCTGGGCCGGGTGGCGGTGCCGAACGCGGTGTGGGACCGTCCCGGCAAGCTCGATGCCGCCGACTGGGACAAGGCGCACCAGGCGCCGTTCTGGACTGCGCGCGCGGCCAGCCAGGTGCCGGCGATCCAGCTGGAAGCGACGCTGGCGTCGTATGCCTACGAACGGCTGGACGGCAGCGGTTACTTTCGCAAGGCGCGCGGCGCGGCGCTCGGGATGCAGGAGAGCGTGCTGGCGGTGGCGGTGGTGTTCACGGCGCTGTGCTCGGCGCGGCCGTGGCGTCCGCCGCATGGCGAAGCGGCTGCCGCCGCCCTGCTGACGGCGCAGGCGGCGGCCGGCCGCTTCGATCGCCAGGCAGTGGCCGCGGTGATCGCGGCGGCGCAGGCTTCACCCTCGCGTACGCGCGCAGGTGCAACCGCTGGTGCGCTGGCGGGCGCACCAGCGCGAGAGGGCCTGCTGTCGGCGCGCGAAGCCGAAGTGCTGCGCCACGTCAGCCTGGGCGAGACGAGCCGCGACACCGCGCGCGCGCTGAAGATGACGCCGGCGGCGGTGCGCAGCCACGTCGACGTCATCTTCGAAAAACTCGGTTCGAATTCGCGCCCGGCGGCCACGCTCAAGGCGCTGGCGCGCGGCCTGATCTGA
- a CDS encoding ABC transporter permease → MNLLLESVRSALASIRAHRLRSFLTSLGIVIGVASVITVISLIQGLSKSVSDQFEGLGGNGLTVRPHNEFKDVMRGKVNYLRFEDVEQLRARVDEIRELSPVFTPGFSEVRFTGLSATAQVFAASSSYQDVNQRYARLGRFVSDSDDAGARRVAVIGEKLIEDLHLPANPVGQFILYANEWFKVIGVMEKRGEIFGMSQDSYMIIPFKTGQSIIGNNTRPQLSITMAVRDLGRIDEARGHIRMVMHQAHRLKGAETDDFELESADQIAKTFDKLSSTVTLVMGGVVGIALLVGGIGIMNIMLVSVKERTREIGICKAIGARSRDILLQFLIEAVTLSLLGGLLGLAIGYGLGAMIAAMIPDFPPAVVPWWAVALSVLFSGTVGVVFGVVPASQAARLDPIEALRYE, encoded by the coding sequence ATGAACCTGCTGCTCGAAAGCGTGCGCTCGGCGCTGGCCTCGATCCGCGCGCACCGGCTGCGCAGTTTCCTGACGTCGCTGGGCATCGTGATCGGCGTGGCTTCGGTGATCACGGTCATCTCCCTGATCCAGGGCCTGTCGAAAAGCGTCAGCGACCAGTTCGAGGGCCTGGGCGGCAATGGCCTGACGGTGCGGCCGCACAACGAGTTCAAGGACGTCATGCGCGGCAAGGTCAACTACCTGCGCTTCGAGGACGTCGAGCAGCTGCGCGCGCGCGTCGACGAGATCCGCGAGCTCAGCCCGGTGTTCACGCCCGGCTTTTCCGAGGTGCGCTTCACCGGCCTGTCGGCCACCGCACAGGTGTTCGCGGCCTCCAGCAGCTACCAGGACGTCAACCAGCGCTACGCGCGCCTGGGCCGCTTCGTCAGCGATTCGGACGACGCCGGCGCGCGCCGCGTGGCGGTCATCGGCGAAAAGCTGATCGAGGACCTGCACCTGCCGGCCAACCCGGTCGGCCAGTTCATCCTGTACGCCAACGAGTGGTTCAAGGTGATCGGCGTGATGGAAAAACGCGGCGAGATCTTCGGCATGTCGCAGGACAGCTACATGATCATCCCGTTCAAGACCGGCCAAAGCATCATCGGCAACAACACGCGGCCGCAACTGTCGATCACGATGGCGGTGCGCGACCTCGGCCGCATCGACGAGGCGCGCGGCCACATCCGCATGGTGATGCACCAGGCGCACCGCCTGAAGGGCGCTGAAACCGACGACTTCGAGCTCGAATCGGCCGACCAGATCGCCAAGACCTTCGATAAGCTCAGCAGCACGGTGACGCTGGTGATGGGCGGCGTTGTCGGCATCGCGCTGCTGGTGGGTGGCATCGGCATCATGAACATCATGCTGGTGTCGGTGAAGGAGCGGACGCGCGAGATCGGCATCTGCAAGGCGATCGGCGCGCGCAGCCGCGACATCCTGCTGCAGTTCCTGATCGAGGCGGTGACGCTGTCGCTGCTGGGCGGCCTGCTCGGCCTGGCGATCGGCTACGGCCTGGGCGCGATGATCGCGGCGATGATTCCCGATTTCCCGCCGGCGGTGGTGCCGTGGTGGGCGGTGGCCTTGTCGGTGCTGTTTTCGGGTACGGTGGGAGTGGTGTTCGGCGTGGTGCCGGCCAGCCAGGCGGCGCGGCTCGACCCGATCGAGGCCTTGCGCTACGAATAA
- a CDS encoding efflux RND transporter periplasmic adaptor subunit, which yields MRKKLIVAAVVAAFLAVPVAVKFGAGKPKHEAELATVQKLEIHPSILATGNLVFRQEVQLSAEVIGKVSEVLVKEGDSVKRGQILLKLDPTVYVAEVAQQDASRKNAAIAIQRAQINLANQERNLDRSAKLVKDKFINISSYDDAVHQVDLAKVDLSASRGTLEQANALLSQSREHLAKTEVRAPIDGTVTAVPIKIGETAVASATGIAGSSLMTIADVGSIMAEVNVDEADIARVTVGQQAKVFPAAYPDQPLVGKVESVAMAPKTALPGVAGAQGRSYVVKLRLDDPKLALRSGMTCRVEIVVGSNAARPAVPIQAVMNEEVASARDHMKNASYVFVVQDGKAKKTPVELGQSDDANQEVTKGIAVGQTIAVGPARLLRELHDGDVVSAKKAEPAAAPASKVADAGGAAR from the coding sequence ATGCGTAAAAAGCTGATTGTCGCGGCCGTCGTGGCCGCCTTCCTGGCCGTGCCGGTGGCGGTCAAGTTCGGCGCCGGCAAGCCGAAGCACGAGGCCGAGCTGGCGACCGTCCAGAAGCTCGAGATCCACCCGTCGATCCTGGCCACCGGCAACCTGGTGTTCCGCCAGGAAGTGCAGCTGTCGGCCGAGGTGATCGGCAAGGTGTCGGAGGTGCTGGTCAAGGAAGGCGACAGCGTCAAGCGCGGCCAGATCCTGCTGAAACTCGACCCGACCGTGTACGTGGCCGAGGTCGCGCAGCAGGACGCCAGCCGGAAAAACGCCGCGATCGCCATCCAGCGCGCCCAGATCAACCTGGCCAACCAGGAGCGCAACCTGGACCGCAGCGCCAAGCTGGTCAAGGACAAGTTCATCAACATCTCGAGCTATGACGACGCGGTGCACCAGGTCGACCTGGCCAAGGTCGACCTGAGCGCCAGCCGCGGGACGCTGGAGCAGGCCAACGCGCTGCTGTCGCAGTCGCGCGAGCACCTGGCCAAGACCGAGGTGCGCGCGCCGATCGACGGCACGGTGACCGCGGTGCCGATCAAGATCGGCGAGACGGCGGTCGCCAGCGCCACCGGCATCGCCGGCTCGTCCTTGATGACGATCGCCGACGTCGGCTCGATCATGGCCGAGGTCAACGTCGACGAGGCCGACATCGCGCGCGTGACGGTCGGCCAGCAGGCCAAGGTGTTCCCGGCGGCGTATCCCGACCAGCCGCTCGTCGGCAAGGTCGAGAGCGTGGCGATGGCGCCCAAGACCGCCCTGCCCGGCGTCGCCGGCGCCCAGGGCCGCAGCTACGTGGTCAAGCTGCGCCTGGATGACCCGAAACTGGCGCTGCGCTCGGGCATGACCTGCCGCGTCGAGATCGTGGTCGGCTCGAACGCCGCGCGCCCGGCGGTGCCGATCCAGGCGGTGATGAACGAGGAAGTCGCCTCTGCCCGCGACCACATGAAGAACGCCAGCTACGTGTTCGTGGTGCAGGACGGGAAGGCGAAGAAGACGCCGGTGGAGCTCGGCCAGTCGGACGACGCCAACCAGGAAGTCACCAAGGGCATCGCGGTCGGCCAGACCATCGCGGTCGGTCCGGCGCGCCTGCTGCGCGAGCTGCACGACGGCGACGTGGTGAGCGCGAAGAAGGCCGAACCGGCGGCCGCGCCGGCGTCCAAGGTCGCCGACGCCGGCGGAGCCGCGCGTTGA
- a CDS encoding amidohydrolase family protein yields MKLIGIEEHYLTPDVGAAWRALGLDASNPMAAYDLGPMAQRLMDMGDRRIALMDETGLDVQVLSLTTPALHELGPDSVDLARRVNDAVAEAVARHPTRFQAFATLPVAAPEAAAQELERCVKTLGFKGTMLCGRVGTRNLDHPDLACIFAAAAELHVPILLHPRTPDDAVSKAYYSGFNPELDLAFANFGMGWHYDAGVQFVRLVLAGTFDRHPDLQVILGHWGEMVLFFAERLAAMDRFAKLQQPITSYFKRNLYVTSSGMFMPHYLQRALEVVRPERLLFSTDYPYQYKPGGTARRFLDACGLEGDARAGFASANWERLTGAAIASA; encoded by the coding sequence ATGAAACTGATCGGTATCGAGGAACACTACCTGACACCCGACGTCGGCGCCGCCTGGCGCGCGCTGGGCCTGGACGCTTCCAACCCCATGGCTGCCTATGACCTGGGGCCGATGGCGCAGCGGCTGATGGACATGGGCGATCGGCGTATCGCCCTGATGGACGAGACCGGGCTGGACGTGCAGGTGCTGTCGCTGACGACCCCGGCCCTGCACGAACTGGGACCGGACAGCGTCGACCTGGCCCGCCGCGTCAACGATGCCGTTGCCGAAGCCGTGGCCCGCCATCCGACGCGTTTCCAGGCCTTCGCCACGCTGCCGGTGGCGGCGCCCGAGGCAGCGGCGCAAGAACTGGAGCGCTGCGTCAAGACCCTGGGCTTCAAGGGCACGATGCTGTGCGGCCGGGTGGGCACGCGTAATCTCGACCACCCCGACCTGGCCTGCATCTTCGCCGCCGCGGCCGAGCTGCACGTGCCGATCCTGCTGCATCCGCGCACACCGGACGACGCGGTGAGCAAGGCTTATTATTCCGGCTTCAATCCGGAGCTCGACTTAGCCTTCGCCAACTTCGGCATGGGGTGGCACTACGACGCCGGGGTGCAATTCGTACGCCTCGTCCTCGCCGGCACCTTCGACCGCCATCCGGACCTGCAGGTGATCCTCGGCCACTGGGGCGAAATGGTGCTGTTCTTCGCCGAGCGCCTGGCGGCGATGGACCGGTTCGCGAAGCTGCAGCAGCCCATCACCTCCTATTTCAAGCGCAACCTGTACGTGACCTCGAGCGGCATGTTCATGCCGCATTATCTGCAGCGGGCCCTGGAAGTCGTGAGGCCGGAGCGGCTGTTGTTCTCGACGGACTATCCCTACCAGTACAAACCGGGCGGCACGGCGCGCCGCTTCCTCGACGCGTGCGGCCTGGAAGGCGATGCACGGGCCGGGTTTGCCAGCGCAAATTGGGAGCGCCTGACCGGTGCGGCCATCGCATCGGCCTGA
- a CDS encoding LysR family transcriptional regulator: MPDMDLNLLLALDALLAHGSITRAAGILGLSPSAMSRTLTRLRDATGDPLLVRAGRDMVLTPHAETLRTRTRAAVLEAQALLAPAPHALDLAALRRTFRIRANEAFVEAFGATLIAAVAAQAPLMRLHFSGKPDRKPAYLRDGDADLEVGVVENMGPEVRVRALFRDRYVGVVRAGHPLATGGAVTAARYAAFSHVATPHGERIVQALDASLVEQGLRRSVAAVVPVFSAALAVALASDLVALLPASFMLAQHRPAAAPAAAHPHAFELPVPLDGFSISLMWHPRAEADPAHRWLRELIVAACRERMPL; this comes from the coding sequence ATGCCTGACATGGATTTGAATCTGCTTTTGGCACTGGATGCGCTGCTCGCCCACGGCAGCATCACGCGCGCCGCCGGCATTCTGGGCCTGAGCCCGTCGGCGATGAGCCGGACCTTGACCCGCTTGCGCGACGCGACCGGCGATCCGCTGCTGGTGCGCGCCGGCCGCGACATGGTGTTGACGCCGCACGCCGAAACGCTGCGCACGCGCACGCGCGCCGCCGTCCTCGAAGCGCAGGCGCTGCTGGCGCCGGCGCCGCATGCGCTCGACCTGGCGGCGCTGCGCCGCACCTTTCGCATCCGCGCCAACGAGGCCTTCGTGGAGGCGTTCGGTGCGACCCTGATTGCTGCGGTGGCGGCGCAGGCGCCGCTCATGCGGCTGCATTTTTCCGGCAAGCCCGACAGGAAGCCGGCTTACCTGCGTGACGGCGACGCCGACCTCGAGGTCGGTGTCGTCGAGAACATGGGGCCCGAAGTGCGTGTGCGCGCCTTGTTCCGCGATCGCTACGTCGGCGTGGTGCGCGCCGGTCACCCGCTGGCGACGGGTGGCGCCGTCACGGCAGCGCGCTACGCCGCCTTTTCGCATGTGGCGACGCCGCACGGCGAGCGCATCGTCCAGGCGCTCGATGCCTCGCTGGTCGAGCAGGGCCTGCGGCGCAGCGTGGCCGCCGTCGTGCCGGTGTTTTCGGCGGCGCTGGCGGTGGCCCTGGCCTCGGACCTGGTCGCGCTATTGCCGGCATCGTTCATGTTGGCGCAGCACCGCCCGGCCGCGGCGCCGGCCGCGGCGCATCCTCACGCATTCGAATTGCCGGTGCCGCTGGACGGGTTTTCGATTTCACTGATGTGGCATCCACGGGCCGAGGCCGATCCGGCACACCGCTGGCTGCGTGAACTGATCGTGGCGGCGTGCCGGGAACGCATGCCGCTGTGA
- a CDS encoding transglutaminase domain-containing protein has product MPYCPFPAPLTALLRLLPLLLAALLACAHVHAPAREAGAAQAHAHARADYPDLAAALRQRVAGKAAPTPALTALARRLTAGYADPRTRALALADWVRQHIQPLDTQIAPGGAAPRPAAAVLESGQADSLESALLLQALLAAAGIDATPALVGHAPDDGVPDPPTLAAFDDAIVYLPALGLYLAPHAPEAGAGYLPPALLGKPALLLASGGFAMTPMAQPQSVRSAAVVDVRRDGRASVRLERTYAGAAAEPARMAARALVRHAPPAAHAQLAGYLLPEARQFGHASLNSGSLDGGGDYRIALSGTAAQRLALPDAHALSTALPTSYGHLGTIGEAVAGLPRGGLSGSSGRAACAAIDAEDQLRVRLPPDVRIAELPAPLSVVQGGVFYHAAYERQGNTVLIRRRLTFRSGRPLCGALEIKRMQPALARIERDLRSRITLARQPSQ; this is encoded by the coding sequence ATGCCTTATTGCCCTTTCCCTGCGCCATTGACGGCGCTGCTGCGACTGCTGCCGCTCCTGCTTGCCGCCCTCCTCGCGTGCGCGCATGTGCATGCGCCTGCGCGCGAGGCCGGCGCCGCGCAGGCGCATGCACATGCGCGCGCCGACTACCCCGACCTGGCCGCCGCCCTGCGCCAGCGCGTGGCCGGCAAGGCCGCGCCGACACCGGCGCTGACTGCGCTCGCGCGCCGGCTCACGGCCGGGTACGCCGACCCGCGCACGCGCGCGCTGGCGCTGGCGGACTGGGTGCGCCAGCATATCCAGCCACTCGATACGCAGATAGCGCCCGGTGGCGCGGCGCCGCGTCCGGCGGCGGCCGTGCTCGAGAGCGGCCAGGCCGATAGTCTTGAATCCGCCCTGCTGCTGCAGGCGCTGCTGGCGGCCGCCGGCATCGACGCGACCCCGGCGCTGGTCGGGCACGCTCCGGACGACGGCGTGCCGGACCCGCCCACGCTGGCCGCCTTCGACGACGCGATCGTCTACCTGCCCGCCCTCGGTCTCTACCTCGCCCCGCATGCGCCCGAGGCTGGGGCCGGCTATCTGCCGCCTGCGCTGCTGGGCAAGCCGGCGCTGCTGCTGGCGAGCGGCGGCTTCGCGATGACGCCGATGGCGCAGCCGCAAAGCGTGCGCAGCGCCGCCGTCGTCGACGTACGGCGCGACGGCCGCGCCAGCGTCCGGCTCGAGCGCACCTACGCCGGCGCTGCCGCCGAGCCTGCGCGCATGGCGGCGCGCGCGCTGGTGCGGCATGCCCCTCCGGCCGCGCATGCGCAGCTGGCGGGCTACCTGCTGCCGGAGGCCCGCCAGTTCGGCCATGCCAGTTTGAACTCGGGTTCGCTCGACGGCGGCGGCGACTACCGCATCGCGCTGTCCGGCACCGCTGCGCAACGGCTCGCCCTGCCCGATGCGCACGCCTTGTCGACGGCGCTGCCGACCAGTTACGGCCACCTGGGCACGATCGGCGAAGCCGTGGCTGGCTTGCCGCGTGGAGGCCTGTCCGGTTCGAGCGGCCGCGCCGCCTGCGCCGCGATCGATGCCGAAGACCAGCTGCGCGTGCGCCTGCCGCCCGACGTGCGCATCGCCGAGCTGCCGGCGCCGCTCAGCGTGGTGCAAGGCGGCGTGTTTTATCACGCGGCCTACGAGCGGCAAGGCAACACGGTGCTGATCCGGCGCCGCCTGACCTTCCGCAGCGGCCGCCCGCTCTGCGGCGCACTCGAGATCAAGCGGATGCAGCCGGCGCTGGCGCGCATCGAGCGCGACCTGCGAAGCCGCATCACGCTTGCACGCCAGCCTTCGCAGTGA